In Candidatus Contubernalis alkalaceticus, the genomic window TTCTATTAGTTCCTCTGTTTTTGCCTCTTCAAGCTGGGATTGAAGAATGTACATGGTCTCATATTTTTGCATTAGCTCACCTCCCTTCGGACTAACGGCCCCGCAGGAACTGCGGAGCAGGGATCTTCTCTTCTGGCAGCTTTGGCCAGACAAAGACTATTATATCAGGCATTATTAACAAGAGCAAGCAAATTAAGGTTTTGCCCATTATTATTTTATTTACTGCCCTTGGCCGAGGTAGGCACTACCTATACTTTTACACATTAAAACGAAACTGGATCACATCACCGTCCTGCACCAAATATTCCTTACCTTCTAGCCTTATCAGGCCTTTATCTCTAGCCTTTACAAAGGAGCTCTCCTGCTTTAATGTTTCAAAGGGAATGACCTCTGCACGAATAAAACCTCTTTCCATATCGGTATGAATTTTGCCTGCGGCTGTAACCGCCCTTGTCCCCTTTGGCAGAGTCCAGGCTCTGGTTTCTTTTCCCTTGGCTGTAAAGAACGTAATGAGATTTAATAACCGGTAACTGGCGATTATAAGTTCCTCTACTCCAGTGTCTGACCACTCCAATCCTTCCAGAAACTCTCTTCTTTCTTCCAATGTAAAGTCATTTAGTTCTGCCTGAAGCCGGGCACAAAGAGTTAATATTTCCGCACTTTCGTCTCCTAAAGCATGCATCAATTCCTCCCGAAGAACCTGGCGCTCCTGAACCGAAATATCTTCATGCATATTAAATACATACAGTACAGGCTTGGCAGTCAAAAGAAAAAGCTCCTGAAGAAAAAAGCTTCCCTCGTCTTCTCCCATGAGATCCCTGGCCATGCCCCCCTGGTTCAAATGAGCCTCCAGCTTATCCAAGAAGGACAATTCTTCTTTATAATGACGCTCCCCGGTTTTCACCATTTTCATAGTTTTTTCTCTTCTATTATTAACTGTCTCCAGGTCGGCCATAACCAATTCATATTGTATGATGGCCAGGTCCTCCCGACAATTTCCTGTTACCTCAGTGCCGACGGACCCAGGGTCTCTGGGGTGCCTCAGGACATGAATCAAAGCGTCCACCTCTCTGATATTACCCAAAAACCGGTTACCTAACCCTTCCCCCCGGCTTGCACCCTTTACCAGCCCGGCTACATCTACAAATTCTATATAGGTTTGAGTAATTTTTTGTGCTCCAGCAATCTGTGCAACCACCTGCAGCCGGGGATCGGGGACAAATACCCTGCCTATATTGGGCTCAATAGTACAGAAGGGATAGCAGGCCGCTTGTGCCTCAAGGCCGGTTAAAGCATTGAAAAGAGTTGTCTTGCCGGCGTTAGGAAGACCGATTACTCCACATTTAAATGACAATATCTCCCTCCTTTTAAGCGGATAACTCCACTTCCTTTATCTCTTTTTTTTAGGGTATAAGACCCCCACCTCTAAGCGTTAGCGTAGGTGGGGCTTTTAATCAGGTGGAGTAGAGTCTCCACCTGATTCCCCGATTTTAAAGCTTGCTGAAACCAGTTCACTTTTTAAAGTAAATAGTAAGGGGTTCATTATAAGTCTTATTCTTCTCTTGGAATAACCCTACGGGCACTTTTTTCAAACTTTACCCGGGACAGCATAATGCTTCTACTGCATTTAATACATCTAATACGAAAGTCCATTCCCACCCGAATGATTTCCCAGCGGCTGCTGCCGCAGGGGTGGGTTTTTTTCATCTCGACAATTTGTCCAACTTCATAGTCTGCCATAATAGTACCCTTTTCCCTTTTTTATAAGACCCCACCCACCTCTAAGCGTTAGCGTAGGTGGGGCTTTTAATCAGGTGGAGTAGAGTCTCCACCTGATTCCCCGATTTTAAAGCTTGCTGGAACCAGTT contains:
- the ychF gene encoding redox-regulated ATPase YchF, whose amino-acid sequence is MSFKCGVIGLPNAGKTTLFNALTGLEAQAACYPFCTIEPNIGRVFVPDPRLQVVAQIAGAQKITQTYIEFVDVAGLVKGASRGEGLGNRFLGNIREVDALIHVLRHPRDPGSVGTEVTGNCREDLAIIQYELVMADLETVNNRREKTMKMVKTGERHYKEELSFLDKLEAHLNQGGMARDLMGEDEGSFFLQELFLLTAKPVLYVFNMHEDISVQERQVLREELMHALGDESAEILTLCARLQAELNDFTLEERREFLEGLEWSDTGVEELIIASYRLLNLITFFTAKGKETRAWTLPKGTRAVTAAGKIHTDMERGFIRAEVIPFETLKQESSFVKARDKGLIRLEGKEYLVQDGDVIQFRFNV
- a CDS encoding DUF951 domain-containing protein gives rise to the protein MADYEVGQIVEMKKTHPCGSSRWEIIRVGMDFRIRCIKCSRSIMLSRVKFEKSARRVIPREE